Proteins encoded by one window of Bactrocera oleae isolate idBacOlea1 chromosome 4, idBacOlea1, whole genome shotgun sequence:
- the LOC138857071 gene encoding odorant receptor 2a-like yields the protein MANQPHSATRLDSSDALRYIWLFWRITGIHPVKKHRYIYYLYSMLLNFTSTVLFISFYVVTLFISNGLLEILTNLSVMVPLIYSSTKHFVVFYHIRGELPKAALHLQALDRRVELEPVACTHLKRLVQRCHKIYLAALAGIVVCLALYALVGILRHKLPFEGWLPFDWEHSLNAYILACAFQLFCLSVQSIYALCNDIYSIVYLLLLVAHLRILNARIARIGGVCAEQHSELANYQQLAACVRDHWECVKCISPAIAATIFIQFISTALALCTAAVAFVNADSIGEQLIKFLPYILVVLCEIAPCCWLMDEAALEMFKLTNALFSCCWYEQNLRFRRSLIIFMQRSQKVEQILAGKIFPVSLVTFIKIIQFAFSLFTLLNQFRK from the exons ATGGCCAACCAACCACATTCTGCTACACGCTTGGACTCTAGCGATGCGCTGCGTTACATCTGGCTATTTTGGCGCATTACGGGTATACACCCGGTCAAAAAGCATCGCTACATATACTATCTTTACTCCATGCTGCTGAACTTCACCAGCACTGtactttttatatcattttacgTCGTCACTTTATTTATCAGCAACGGTCTGCTCGAAATCCTTACAAACCTTAGCGTGATGGTGCCACTGATCTACAGCTCAACCAAGCACTTCGTCGTCTTCTATCACATACGTGGTGAATTGCCGAAAGCGGCGCTGCATTTACAAGCGTTGGACCGACGTGTGGAGCTGGAGCCAGTGGCGTGCACGCACCTGAAGCGCTTAGTGCAACGATGCCATAAAATATACCTTGCAGCATTAGCTGGTATTGTGGTCTGCTTGGCGCTTTACGCTCTAGTTGGCATTTTGCGACACAAGCTGCCCTTTGAGGGTTGGCTGCCGTTCGATTGGGAGCACTCGCTTAACGCTTACATATTGGCTTGTGCATTTCAGCTGTTCTGCCTCAGCGTTCAGTCGATCTATGCGCTGTGCAACGACATCTATTCGATTgtatatttgttgctgttggtggCTCATCTGCGCATCTTGAACGCACGCATTGCTCGAATTGGTGGCGTGTGTGCGGAGCAGCACAGCGAATTGGCGAATTATCAACAACTTGCGGCCTGTGTGCGTGATCACTGGGAGTGCGTAAA GTGCATCAGCCCAGCCATAGCTGCAACAATCTTCATTCAATTCATCAGCACCGCTTTGGCACTCTGCACAGCCGCTGTGGCTTTCGTAAATGCCGATTCAATTGGGGAgcaattgataaaatttctgCCTTATATCTTGGTAGTGCTTTGTGAAATTGCGCCATGTTGTTGGCTTATGGATGAAGCTGCCCTTGAAATGTTCAAATTGACCAATGCGCTCTTCTCTTGTTGTTGGTATGAACAGAACTTGCGATTTCGTCGTTCGTTGATTATATTCATGCAACGCTCTCAGAAAGTCGAGCAAATATTGGCTGGTAAAATCTTTCCGGTTTCGTTGGTTACTTTTATTAAA ATTATACAATTTGCATTCTCCTTGTTCACACTTCTTAATCAATTTAGGAAATAA
- the LOC138857072 gene encoding odorant receptor 2a-like encodes MSANEEEEKFATKINSIDAVSYIWRCWRYLGMHLPTRYRWLYLTFSLLVNFLTGVIFPSLYLASFFMQIDFDDKFANLSVVLPLFYTAGKQIIMFYYIQTDLPKATQHLHALDRQVEQQPEDIAYLRRIMRYCVWSFLTVFIGFWAALIFYGLLGIMRHRLPFEGWMPFDWQHSLRAYFFAGIIELFAVGVLLMNAICCDTYTVVYLALLLAHLRILNARIKRLGECRQQSEAHHYQQLVACVEGYRECMSYYKCIRGSIAGTIFVQLLCTALGLSLPAATFIGSDYTLSQMMKFLLFSSAVITEVAPSCWLMDEVLLEMRKLTNSMFFCHWHRQNMKFRRSLIILMQITQKPEPLLAGNIVPVSLETFTNILKLAFSLFTLLNQLKS; translated from the exons atgtcggccaacgaagaagaagagaaatttgcaacaaaaataaactccATTGATGCAGTCAGTTACATTTGGCGTTGTTGGCGCTACCTCGGCATGCACTTACCCACCCGCTATCGTTGGCTCTACTTAACCTTTTCCTTGCTGGTCAATTTCTTAACGGGAGTTATCTTCCCATCATTGTATCTGGCATCGTTTTTTATGCAAATCGATTTCGACGATAAATTCGCGAATCTCAGCGTCGTATTACCATTATTCTACACTGCAGGCAAGCAGATCATAATGTTCTATTACATACAAACCGATTTACCAAAAGCTACACAACATTTACACGCGCTAGATAGACAAGTTGAGCAACAGCCTGAAGATATCGCTTACTTGAGACGTATCATGCGTTACTGCGTGTGGAGCTTCTTGACGGTTTTTATAGGCTTCTGGGCCGCACTTATTTTCTACGGGCTACTTGGTATTATGCGTCACAGACTACCTTTCGAGGGCTGGATGCCTTTCGACTGGCAGCACTCATTGCGTGCCTATTTTTTCGCAGGCATCATTGAATTATTCGCCGTAGGTGTACTGTTGATGAACGCCATCTGTTGCGACACCTACACTGTGGTGTATCTGGCCTTGCTGCTGGCACATTTGCGCATCTTAAATGCCCGCATCAAACGTTTGGGCGAATGTCGACAGCAAAGTGAGGCGCATCATTACCAGCAGCTCGTGGCGTGTGTGGAAGGATATCGCGAGTGCATGAG TTATTACAAATGCATACGCGGCTCTATTGCCGGCACCATCTTCGTACAGTTGCTGTGTACCGCTTTGGGTCTGAGCTTACCGGCAGCTACTTTTATCGGTAGCGATTACACTCTGTCGCAAATGATGAAATTTCTGCTTTTCTCCTCTGCTGTTATAACTGAGGTGGCGCCATCTTGCTGGCTTATGGACGAGGTCTTACTGGAGATGCGTAAATTGACTAATTCCATGTTTTTTTGCCATTGGCATCGACAAAACATGAAATTTCGCCGttctttgattattttaatgcaaattacgCAGAAACCCGAGCCTTTACTGGCTGGAAATATTGTACCTGTCTCCTTAGAAACATTTACAAAT ATACTTAAATTGGCATTTTCTCTATTCACACtcttaaatcaattaaaatctTAA